In Ochrobactrum vermis, the following proteins share a genomic window:
- a CDS encoding MerR family transcriptional regulator — protein sequence MNINIPIGEASKASGVKVPTIRYYEQIGLLPSPPRSDGNRRLYDQQDVQRLLFIRHARDLGFEVDAIRTLLDLQDNPDQSCAAADAIARARLSDVEHRITKLLSLKTELQRMLECTAHGRIDQCRVIEILGNHEECAHPKH from the coding sequence ATGAACATAAATATACCGATCGGCGAAGCGTCGAAGGCGAGCGGCGTCAAAGTACCGACGATCCGTTACTACGAGCAGATCGGCCTGCTGCCCTCACCGCCACGCAGTGATGGCAATCGTCGTCTCTACGACCAGCAGGATGTCCAACGGCTGCTTTTCATTCGCCATGCACGCGATCTGGGTTTCGAGGTGGACGCCATCCGCACCCTTCTCGATCTTCAGGACAATCCCGACCAGTCATGTGCAGCAGCCGACGCTATTGCACGCGCACGCTTGAGCGATGTGGAACACCGCATCACAAAGCTGCTGTCGCTTAAAACCGAATTGCAGCGCATGCTGGAATGTACGGCCCATGGCCGGATCGACCAGTGCCGCGTGATAGAGATTCTCGGCAATCACGAGGAATGCGCACATCCCAAACATTGA
- a CDS encoding DUF3108 domain-containing protein translates to MIEPSHKLKPVWHRLAHYGVLACAGPAFAGPVFAALMIASGSANANDLYRTEYDISIFGLSIARSAIETTVNGANYNLNGRFLTSGLARVFDNTDGTVHVTGSAVSGKVVPRSFDLAYKHGRKNKSTTIRFANGNVVAAENQPPVKKRDPWVETSPQDLLNVSDPLSALMIPAKNGRAVCDRSLSVFDGQMRAEIKLSFNGTESFTTDGFTGESVICSAKFVPISGYQKGKKAIDYLSNRSRMTISFASLGNSGIYAPVVARIGTRIGTLKIEATRFSKVN, encoded by the coding sequence ATGATCGAACCGTCGCATAAGTTGAAGCCCGTCTGGCACCGGCTGGCGCATTATGGTGTGCTAGCCTGTGCAGGCCCAGCCTTTGCGGGCCCAGTCTTTGCGGCATTGATGATTGCGAGCGGATCGGCCAACGCCAATGATCTTTATCGGACCGAATACGATATCTCCATTTTCGGGCTTTCGATTGCGCGGTCCGCCATAGAAACCACGGTCAATGGCGCCAATTACAATCTCAACGGACGTTTTCTGACTTCCGGTCTGGCGCGGGTATTTGATAATACGGATGGAACCGTACACGTTACCGGCAGTGCCGTCAGCGGCAAGGTCGTGCCCAGGAGCTTCGATCTGGCCTATAAGCATGGCCGCAAGAACAAGAGCACCACAATCCGCTTCGCCAATGGCAATGTCGTCGCGGCGGAAAACCAGCCTCCGGTGAAAAAGCGCGATCCCTGGGTGGAAACATCGCCGCAGGATCTTCTCAATGTCAGCGACCCGCTGAGTGCATTGATGATACCGGCAAAGAACGGTCGGGCGGTCTGCGACCGTTCGCTGAGTGTGTTCGACGGCCAGATGCGTGCGGAGATCAAGCTTTCTTTCAACGGCACCGAATCATTCACAACAGACGGCTTTACCGGCGAATCGGTTATCTGCTCGGCAAAGTTCGTTCCGATTTCGGGGTATCAGAAGGGCAAGAAGGCCATCGATTATCTGAGCAATCGCAGCCGGATGACGATCTCCTTCGCATCGCTCGGCAATTCGGGCATCTACGCACCCGTTGTGGCGCGAATCGGCACGCGGATCGGTACGCTCAAGATCGAGGCCACCCGTTTTTCCAAGGTGAACTGA